The following proteins are encoded in a genomic region of Melopsittacus undulatus isolate bMelUnd1 chromosome 8, bMelUnd1.mat.Z, whole genome shotgun sequence:
- the SMIM38 gene encoding small integral membrane protein 38 gives MLQELLGWPHRTEYCIYIIRPPRFFFYFALPHYCSLNMESALLMILLVVIILIRFILWSCLSAYIDYKLSRRFPDTRKED, from the coding sequence ATGCTACAGGAATTGCTGGGCTGGCCGCACAGAACTGAATACTGCATTTATATAATTAGACctcccagattttttttttattttgcattaccTCATTATTGTAGCTTAAATATGGAATCAGCCCTTTTGATGATTTTACTGGTTGTCATTATATTAATACGGTTCATTTTGTGGTCCTGTCTTAGTGCTTATATAGATTATAAACTGTCCCGAAGGTTTCCTGACACAAGAAAAGAGGACTAA